The Verrucomicrobiota bacterium genome includes a window with the following:
- the dprA gene encoding DNA-protecting protein DprA, protein MDTREAFIALNLIERVGPVRVRQLLDHFGEAPAILRASKSALQQVRGIGEDTAESIAGWEKTTDLSGELKRIADSGCSVLIQSDPGYPELLRHIYDPPIVLYVKGALTGNDKNAVAIVGSRQTTPYGLETSRKLAYQLAYVGVTVVSGGARGIDTAAHQGALAAKGRTVAVLGTGINLVFPAENAELFERIASNGAVISQFPFNRPADKQSFPIRNRIVAGMTLGTVVVEANLTSGALITANMAVDCGRQVFAVPGRIDSPRSKGCHELIKKGAKLCEGADDILGEFEYLFPASNRPPSTAETGTLPALTLSDHEQKIYAALDKEERSIDEVIWKSGLPASAVSVGLLGLEMKRLVKQLPGKMFVRNV, encoded by the coding sequence ATGGACACGCGCGAGGCCTTCATCGCCCTGAACCTCATCGAACGCGTCGGCCCGGTGCGTGTGCGCCAGTTGCTCGACCATTTCGGCGAGGCACCGGCGATTCTCCGCGCGTCCAAGTCCGCGTTGCAGCAGGTGCGGGGCATCGGCGAGGACACCGCCGAGTCCATCGCGGGTTGGGAAAAGACCACCGACCTTTCGGGCGAGCTCAAGCGCATCGCCGACTCCGGCTGCTCGGTACTCATCCAATCCGACCCCGGATACCCGGAACTGCTGCGGCACATTTACGACCCGCCCATCGTGCTCTACGTGAAGGGCGCGCTCACGGGGAATGACAAGAACGCCGTTGCCATCGTGGGCTCGCGGCAGACGACGCCGTATGGGCTCGAGACGTCCCGAAAGCTCGCCTACCAGCTCGCCTACGTGGGCGTCACCGTCGTGAGCGGCGGCGCGCGCGGCATCGACACGGCGGCGCATCAGGGCGCGCTCGCGGCGAAGGGCCGAACCGTCGCCGTGCTCGGCACCGGCATCAACCTCGTGTTCCCGGCGGAGAACGCGGAACTCTTTGAACGCATTGCATCGAACGGCGCCGTGATCTCCCAGTTTCCGTTCAACCGCCCGGCGGACAAGCAGTCGTTCCCCATCCGCAACCGCATCGTCGCAGGCATGACGCTCGGCACCGTCGTCGTCGAGGCGAACCTCACCAGCGGCGCGCTCATCACCGCAAACATGGCGGTGGACTGCGGACGGCAGGTCTTCGCCGTGCCCGGGCGCATCGACTCGCCTCGCAGCAAGGGCTGCCACGAACTGATCAAGAAAGGCGCGAAGTTGTGCGAAGGCGCCGACGACATCCTGGGCGAGTTCGAGTATCTCTTCCCCGCAAGCAACCGGCCGCCCTCGACCGCCGAGACGGGAACCCTGCCGGCGCTCACCCTTTCCGACCACGAGCAGAAAATCTACGCCGCACTCGACAAGGAGGAGCGCAGCATCGACGAAGTCATCTGGAAGAGCGGCCTGCCCGCGTCCGCAGTTTCGGTCGGCTTGCTGGGCCTCGAAATGAAACGCCTCGTGAAACAACTCCCCGGAAAGATGTTCGTGCGGAACGTCTGA